The Deltaproteobacteria bacterium genome includes a region encoding these proteins:
- a CDS encoding tetrapyrrole methylase, which translates to MTYKNHWQKKILILFTCLILTAVGWVSPMTATAWGGRGQLYVIGTGPAGPRMATLQALDTLKRMDVIVAPIKHANLFAEYVAGKSILFDPWTDIWDYKGKSMWNLDKTELAAFEKERLKVREERVAKIKGLLTEGKDVGLMDHGNPCLYGPSHWYTEQFDPQEVTIIPGMGCDAAAMAALGKSTIPAHDTRFIIQTSPFSMMEWGARDRQVLKDLTKYPSTMIFYMALWNPEVLFCELKAHLPPDMPCAVVFWAGDPDRERILRGTVADMAERLAKESEKFMGLVLVGRFLNGKPYDAAMEQSLKELKASRHPVRSE; encoded by the coding sequence ATGACATATAAGAACCATTGGCAAAAAAAAATATTGATCTTGTTCACATGTCTGATCCTGACTGCGGTCGGATGGGTTTCACCGATGACAGCTACCGCCTGGGGAGGCCGGGGGCAACTCTATGTGATCGGGACCGGTCCCGCCGGGCCCCGCATGGCGACCCTTCAGGCCCTCGACACGCTCAAGCGCATGGACGTGATTGTGGCCCCCATTAAGCACGCCAACCTGTTTGCCGAATATGTGGCCGGGAAATCGATTCTGTTCGACCCCTGGACAGACATCTGGGACTACAAGGGGAAGAGCATGTGGAATCTGGACAAGACGGAATTGGCGGCATTTGAGAAAGAACGCCTCAAGGTCCGCGAAGAGCGGGTGGCGAAAATCAAAGGCCTCCTGACCGAGGGAAAGGATGTGGGCCTGATGGACCACGGCAATCCCTGTCTGTACGGACCGAGCCACTGGTACACAGAGCAGTTCGATCCCCAGGAGGTGACCATCATTCCGGGGATGGGGTGCGACGCCGCGGCCATGGCCGCCCTGGGGAAGAGCACCATCCCGGCCCACGACACCCGATTTATTATCCAGACATCCCCCTTTTCCATGATGGAATGGGGCGCCAGGGACCGGCAGGTTCTGAAGGATCTGACCAAATATCCATCCACCATGATCTTCTACATGGCCTTATGGAATCCCGAGGTCCTGTTCTGTGAACTCAAGGCGCATCTGCCCCCGGATATGCCGTGCGCCGTGGTCTTCTGGGCCGGGGACCCCGACAGGGAGCGTATCCTCCGGGGGACCGTGGCCGACATGGCGGAAAGGCTGGCGAAAGAGAGTGAAAAATTCATGGGTCTTGTTTTGGTCGGTCGTTTCCTGAATGGAAAGCCCTACGATGCAGCCATGGAGCAGAGCCTGAAGGAACTGAAAGCATCCCGTCATCCTGTGCGTTCCGAATAA
- a CDS encoding DUF4198 domain-containing protein translates to MKLCTQYFLSVFILGLSLFSGPPNADAHGTDYSIVEAATLMAVAFYYSDGEPMAYAQVLVFSPKDPKVEHQNGRTDRHGKFAFCPDTPGTWRIIANDGMGHLCQATVEVSPESLAGKSDTPHGETEIAHPVQGSKTLRIIAGLSLILNLAFAAYFLLQRSHAAKRRS, encoded by the coding sequence ATGAAACTATGCACGCAGTACTTTTTGTCGGTTTTCATTCTCGGCCTCAGCCTGTTTAGTGGTCCGCCAAATGCCGATGCCCACGGGACGGACTACAGCATCGTTGAAGCGGCCACGTTGATGGCCGTTGCCTTTTATTACTCAGACGGGGAGCCCATGGCCTATGCCCAGGTGCTGGTTTTCAGTCCGAAGGACCCTAAGGTGGAACATCAGAACGGCAGGACCGACCGGCACGGAAAGTTCGCCTTTTGCCCGGACACGCCCGGGACCTGGCGGATCATTGCCAATGACGGCATGGGTCATCTGTGCCAGGCAACGGTGGAGGTAAGTCCCGAGTCATTGGCTGGAAAATCTGATACGCCCCACGGTGAGACAGAAATCGCGCATCCTGTTCAAGGTTCAAAGACTTTGAGGATCATTGCCGGTCTTAGCCTGATACTCAATCTTGCATTTGCAGCCTATTTTTTGCTGCAACGCTCGCATGCCGCCAAAAGGCGATCTTGA
- a CDS encoding class I SAM-dependent methyltransferase gives MKSKTHFFDTRAENWEEACYPAPVRERLLDLIREFEIGSGERILDVGTGPGVLLPYLRQGVGPSGQVCAFDLSIDMIRQAHGKPHAPQDLVFQADVHSIPFTDRVFDRVICFAAFPHFDDPGQALQEMGRVVKTGGVLFVAHLMSRKELAAHHGSHATVARDVLPADPEMKALFLQAGLSQPDIVDIPGQYMARSFKNRSGR, from the coding sequence ATGAAATCAAAGACCCATTTTTTCGATACAAGGGCCGAGAATTGGGAGGAGGCCTGCTACCCGGCCCCGGTGCGCGAACGCCTTCTCGATCTGATCCGCGAATTTGAAATAGGATCGGGAGAACGCATCCTTGACGTGGGCACAGGGCCGGGGGTCCTGCTCCCCTATCTGCGGCAAGGGGTGGGCCCGTCCGGACAGGTCTGCGCCTTTGACCTCTCCATCGACATGATCCGTCAGGCACATGGAAAACCGCACGCACCTCAGGATTTGGTTTTTCAGGCCGATGTCCACAGCATCCCGTTCACAGACAGGGTGTTCGACCGGGTGATCTGCTTTGCGGCGTTTCCGCATTTCGATGATCCCGGACAAGCCCTTCAAGAGATGGGCCGGGTGGTGAAGACCGGGGGAGTCCTCTTTGTTGCCCATCTGATGAGCCGCAAAGAGCTTGCCGCGCACCACGGGTCGCACGCCACCGTGGCCCGGGATGTGCTGCCGGCCGACCCTGAGATGAAGGCCCTTTTTCTTCAAGCAGGGCTCTCGCAGCCCGACATCGTGGACATCCCCGGTCAATACATGGCCAGAAGTTTCAAGAACAGGTCAGGGAGATAA
- a CDS encoding DUF4198 domain-containing protein — translation MKRGLQIGSIMIFLSWGSLAGAHSLWLNMDGHRQGIGQPITIDIGWGHKFPRDGEIREGMLKEVVAIDADGKKIPLEQLSKTAFQFVPQAEGVYVIWASVHPGFVSKTTEGYQMGPKTGLKKAVSCFHYDIRTKTFISVGDRRDMPVHTTGDPLEIIPLKDLFGLKQGAELPVKIVFNGKPLVKAKVSATYAGFSGNPNTFAHAVETDKDGTVRINLQEKGKWIVSVTHEIPYLDTKECDTNKYNVTMTFDVP, via the coding sequence ATGAAGAGAGGACTTCAGATCGGTTCGATCATGATATTTCTTTCTTGGGGCTCCCTGGCCGGGGCGCATTCATTGTGGTTGAATATGGATGGACACCGGCAGGGCATAGGACAACCAATCACCATCGACATCGGATGGGGGCACAAATTCCCAAGAGATGGAGAGATAAGGGAAGGGATGCTGAAAGAGGTGGTGGCCATCGATGCGGACGGGAAAAAGATCCCGTTGGAGCAGCTCTCCAAAACCGCCTTTCAATTTGTTCCTCAAGCAGAGGGCGTTTATGTGATATGGGCGTCTGTTCACCCGGGCTTTGTCAGCAAAACCACCGAAGGTTACCAGATGGGACCCAAGACCGGCCTCAAGAAGGCGGTCTCCTGTTTCCATTACGACATCCGCACCAAGACCTTCATCTCCGTGGGAGACAGGAGGGATATGCCGGTTCACACCACCGGCGACCCTCTGGAAATCATCCCCCTGAAAGATCTGTTCGGGCTGAAACAGGGCGCAGAGCTACCGGTCAAGATCGTATTTAATGGTAAACCCCTCGTTAAGGCCAAGGTCTCTGCGACCTATGCCGGGTTTTCAGGCAATCCCAACACATTCGCCCATGCAGTGGAAACGGATAAGGACGGCACTGTCCGGATCAACCTCCAGGAAAAGGGGAAATGGATCGTCTCGGTGACCCACGAAATCCCCTACCTTGACACAAAGGAGTGCGACACAAACAAATATAATGTCACCATGACCTTTGATGTGCCATAA
- a CDS encoding iron ABC transporter substrate-binding protein, whose product MKKICLWVVCIILWGLNPLSGYAGTIRVIDMTGRQVVVPFDPERIICIGPGTLRLIVYLQAESRVVGVEEMEKMNPRGRPYWLAHPELWKLPQCGPGGPVSINKKPDLEAVLSVAPQVIFVTYMKAPLADEVEKTLGIPVVVLSYGAFATFDETVYHSLRLAGKILNRSKRAEDVITYVESQRKDLRRRTADISRDRIPTVYVGGIGYRGAHGIGSTEQQYAPVDWVHAQNAAEHLKPSAGSHVFVDKEMLLKIDPDIIFIDGGGLTLVATDYHKNPSYYQALKAFSNQKVYTLLPFNWYTTNIGTVLADGFAVGKRLYPERFEDMDLEKTAAAIYTFLVGKPVYRQMKRDYGPIGGKAPFLNG is encoded by the coding sequence ATGAAGAAAATTTGCTTATGGGTGGTATGCATCATTCTGTGGGGCCTCAATCCCCTTTCCGGATATGCCGGCACAATACGCGTGATCGACATGACGGGGAGGCAGGTGGTAGTGCCCTTTGATCCGGAAAGGATCATCTGCATCGGTCCTGGGACATTACGCCTGATCGTCTATCTCCAGGCCGAATCCAGGGTCGTGGGCGTGGAGGAGATGGAAAAGATGAACCCCCGCGGTAGACCCTACTGGCTGGCCCATCCCGAGCTGTGGAAACTTCCCCAATGCGGGCCGGGCGGCCCTGTCAGCATCAACAAGAAACCGGACCTGGAGGCGGTCCTCTCTGTGGCCCCCCAGGTAATCTTTGTGACCTACATGAAGGCCCCCCTGGCGGACGAGGTGGAAAAGACCCTGGGCATTCCGGTGGTCGTCTTGAGCTACGGCGCCTTCGCCACCTTCGATGAAACCGTCTACCACAGCCTCCGTCTTGCAGGGAAGATACTCAATCGCTCAAAACGTGCGGAGGACGTGATCACCTACGTGGAATCGCAGCGCAAGGACCTGAGACGCCGAACCGCAGATATTTCCCGAGATCGGATACCGACCGTGTATGTCGGCGGCATCGGGTATCGCGGCGCCCACGGCATCGGCAGCACGGAACAGCAGTATGCCCCGGTAGACTGGGTCCATGCACAAAACGCGGCGGAACATCTCAAGCCCAGTGCCGGCAGCCATGTGTTTGTGGACAAGGAGATGCTTCTGAAAATAGATCCGGACATCATCTTCATCGACGGCGGCGGACTGACCCTGGTGGCAACCGACTACCATAAGAACCCGTCTTACTATCAGGCACTCAAGGCATTCTCCAACCAAAAGGTCTACACCCTTCTCCCCTTCAACTGGTATACCACCAACATCGGCACGGTTCTGGCCGACGGCTTTGCGGTTGGAAAGCGCCTCTATCCTGAGCGCTTCGAAGATATGGATCTTGAAAAAACAGCCGCCGCGATCTACACATTTCTGGTGGGGAAGCCGGTATACAGGCAGATGAAAAGGGACTACGGTCCTATCGGCGGCAAGGCCCCGTTTTTGAATGGATGA
- the ybaK gene encoding Cys-tRNA(Pro) deacylase — MAKDKHPVTQAIRVLKESGIPYTLHPYDYEEKGGTKRAAQELKVDEHQVIKTLVMEDEYKEPVVVLMHGDREVSTKAFARALKAKTVRPCDPEVAHRHTGYFVGGTSPLGLKKPLKIYFEASIADLPFIFINAGRKGLLARLSPHDLIKLIEAEPVDVAI; from the coding sequence ATGGCAAAGGACAAGCATCCCGTGACACAGGCTATCCGTGTGCTGAAAGAGAGCGGCATCCCCTACACCCTTCATCCATACGATTATGAAGAAAAAGGAGGGACAAAAAGGGCCGCGCAAGAACTGAAGGTGGATGAGCATCAGGTGATTAAGACGCTCGTTATGGAAGATGAATATAAGGAGCCTGTGGTGGTGCTCATGCACGGCGACAGGGAGGTCTCCACCAAGGCGTTTGCCAGGGCCCTCAAGGCCAAGACCGTCAGGCCCTGCGATCCCGAGGTGGCGCACAGGCATACCGGTTATTTTGTGGGCGGGACCTCGCCCCTGGGTCTGAAGAAACCTCTCAAGATCTATTTCGAGGCATCCATCGCAGACCTCCCTTTTATCTTTATCAATGCAGGGAGAAAAGGGCTGCTGGCACGCCTGTCTCCGCACGATCTGATCAAGCTGATAGAAGCCGAACCGGTGGACGTGGCGATCTGA
- a CDS encoding tetratricopeptide repeat protein — MTKLRLLLLIMACMAIPWDSADAADPGPCPKGIPPMSEALHDVVDHAEIRAGDGDAAGAAAVLTGWIEAHPGETHPYPYYDAGYFLHQDGKRDAALDCLQKAVRLNPCFHEAWQLLAALYQEAGEMAEAAGALEKAAAVTQDPETWHQTAVLWLDAGLPQKALAVLKKLHRAGPRQVDGYVAEAHAHQDLKDPVKAAEAMASAYAISKDPEHLYQCAVFWLEAGKPARALPLLKALTDGDAPESHWLVALSNTLKALKKKEETAEAMGRAAERGRDPNLWFHAAWLWLDADHPKKALVILKELAQRKDPRVEWLVALANAYMILDQTRSAAETMDRVIRKDPKPEYLYNGGVLWLHAEQPQKALGHLLVLCKRSPPKAEWFVALAHAWLWQKELVKAATAMERGAALSRNPEHAYQAGLMWLQAKQADPAIRLLVPLGRESSPKAIWLAALSNAWAMKEDFEKAAQAMEQAAGISQAPDHFYSAAGLWLQAERPPKALPLLEALARRPGPEAKWLTLLSETWLRLKDVPRAAQAMETGAEITGEGEDYYRAGMLWQQAGDIRKGIALLEISVTKAPVEQKWRVALAQALVDADQEKEALVVMNRTTLTDPKAPAAVRCQGALVWLRLQRPGHALPVLKVLCASGTPTHDWLSALVKTHVELDQMPEAEMSLKLLIDLYPEGLAAWRLAMWVALQQSDYPRAAAAMAVAVRLGPPDPGQMKELADLYHMAGVPVKAAAVLQKTWTGDPTAEDWDRLTSIYLSGHRYDMALACARSSAQAQATADRWEMVGAIAFRLRRFEESYDAYCRSAEFSPEADIRLKAGYAALKLDRLDEAGRLFKEAIRRAGNGSRTGDEAHRNLAFIKRVMTTHEKGG, encoded by the coding sequence ATGACTAAGCTCCGACTACTCCTCCTGATCATGGCGTGCATGGCAATCCCATGGGATTCGGCCGATGCCGCGGATCCCGGCCCATGTCCTAAGGGCATCCCCCCCATGTCCGAGGCCCTGCATGACGTGGTCGACCACGCGGAAATTCGGGCGGGGGACGGCGACGCAGCGGGTGCGGCCGCGGTCTTGACAGGCTGGATCGAGGCCCACCCAGGGGAGACCCATCCCTATCCCTATTATGATGCGGGGTATTTTCTTCACCAGGACGGGAAACGGGATGCGGCCCTGGATTGTCTCCAAAAGGCCGTCAGGCTAAACCCCTGTTTCCATGAGGCCTGGCAGCTTTTGGCCGCCCTCTATCAGGAGGCCGGAGAGATGGCGGAGGCCGCAGGGGCCCTGGAAAAGGCCGCGGCCGTCACCCAGGACCCTGAAACGTGGCATCAGACTGCGGTCCTCTGGCTGGACGCCGGACTTCCCCAAAAGGCACTGGCCGTCCTGAAGAAGCTCCATCGCGCCGGACCCAGGCAGGTCGACGGGTATGTGGCCGAGGCCCATGCCCACCAGGACCTCAAGGATCCTGTCAAGGCGGCGGAGGCCATGGCATCGGCCTACGCCATTTCAAAGGACCCCGAACACCTGTATCAGTGCGCTGTCTTCTGGCTGGAGGCAGGGAAACCGGCCAGGGCCTTGCCGCTCCTCAAGGCGTTGACGGACGGTGACGCGCCCGAGTCCCACTGGCTGGTGGCCCTTTCCAATACGCTCAAGGCCCTCAAAAAGAAGGAAGAGACGGCCGAGGCCATGGGACGGGCGGCGGAGCGAGGCAGAGATCCCAATCTCTGGTTTCATGCGGCCTGGCTCTGGCTGGATGCGGACCATCCCAAAAAGGCCCTGGTCATCCTAAAAGAGCTGGCGCAACGGAAAGACCCCCGGGTGGAATGGCTCGTCGCCCTTGCCAACGCCTACATGATCCTGGATCAGACCCGATCCGCGGCCGAGACCATGGACCGGGTTATCCGGAAGGACCCCAAACCGGAATATCTTTATAACGGAGGGGTCCTGTGGCTCCATGCCGAACAGCCTCAAAAGGCCCTGGGGCACCTCCTTGTGCTGTGTAAACGATCCCCGCCAAAGGCCGAGTGGTTTGTGGCCCTGGCCCACGCCTGGCTCTGGCAAAAAGAGCTTGTGAAGGCGGCGACCGCCATGGAGCGGGGAGCGGCCCTGAGCCGCAACCCTGAACACGCCTACCAGGCCGGGCTGATGTGGCTTCAGGCCAAACAGGCCGATCCGGCGATCCGTCTCCTGGTCCCTTTGGGCCGGGAATCCTCGCCCAAGGCAATCTGGCTGGCGGCCCTTTCCAATGCCTGGGCCATGAAGGAAGACTTTGAAAAGGCGGCCCAGGCCATGGAGCAGGCCGCGGGCATCAGCCAGGCGCCGGATCACTTCTATTCGGCCGCGGGGCTCTGGCTCCAGGCCGAGAGGCCTCCAAAGGCCCTCCCCCTCCTGGAGGCCCTGGCCAGGAGGCCCGGTCCGGAGGCCAAATGGCTGACGCTTTTGTCCGAGACCTGGCTTCGCCTGAAAGACGTGCCCCGGGCGGCCCAGGCCATGGAAACGGGGGCTGAGATCACCGGGGAAGGAGAAGACTATTACCGGGCCGGCATGCTCTGGCAGCAGGCCGGCGATATCCGGAAAGGGATCGCACTGTTGGAGATCTCCGTCACAAAGGCGCCGGTGGAACAGAAATGGCGGGTGGCCCTGGCCCAGGCCCTGGTCGATGCAGACCAGGAAAAGGAGGCCCTCGTTGTCATGAACCGAACCACCCTGACCGACCCGAAGGCGCCGGCCGCGGTGAGATGCCAGGGGGCCCTTGTCTGGCTGCGCCTCCAGAGGCCCGGTCACGCCCTCCCGGTGCTTAAGGTCCTGTGCGCGTCCGGGACCCCGACCCACGACTGGTTGTCTGCCCTGGTCAAGACCCATGTGGAACTGGATCAGATGCCGGAGGCAGAGATGTCGCTAAAACTCCTCATCGACCTCTATCCGGAGGGCCTTGCCGCGTGGCGGCTGGCGATGTGGGTGGCCCTTCAGCAATCCGATTATCCACGGGCCGCGGCCGCCATGGCCGTGGCCGTCCGTCTGGGTCCCCCGGACCCCGGCCAGATGAAGGAACTGGCGGATCTCTATCATATGGCCGGCGTGCCCGTGAAGGCGGCGGCCGTACTTCAAAAGACCTGGACAGGAGATCCAACCGCTGAGGACTGGGACCGCTTGACCAGCATCTACCTGAGCGGTCATCGCTACGACATGGCCCTGGCATGCGCAAGGTCGTCGGCCCAGGCCCAGGCCACGGCCGATCGCTGGGAGATGGTGGGCGCCATTGCCTTCCGTCTTCGACGATTCGAGGAGAGCTACGATGCCTATTGTCGCAGCGCCGAATTCAGCCCCGAGGCCGACATCCGTCTCAAAGCCGGATATGCAGCATTGAAGCTGGACAGACTGGACGAGGCAGGCCGCCTGTTTAAGGAGGCCATCCGCAGAGCAGGGAACGGGAGCCGAACCGGTGATGAGGCCCATCGGAACCTTGCCTTCATCAAAAGAGTGATGACAACGCATGAAAAAGGCGGCTGA
- a CDS encoding energy transducer TonB codes for MTQSVRTAGSPLRLSFLLAGAVVISMGIFALVPLLLRQTSCQPNFPKVSYALLIPIRPEIPPDLMTSEPDLTPPPEASVPPEPEMEAKPPDIPDMEPPELEPPEPRAEMPSETVEMPPLGPPTLASPAPEPPALQTPVLHALSLSALPTQSSPMNLKVNLRVEKAPSPGAVARVPAPQRPGTRTRFGLDEVDQRPVSLAALKPNYPYKAKRMGIEGYVTVQFLVDRNGRPQDLKIVAAEPEGIFDESVRKTVPRWRFKPGRKAGRPVDTWVEMTIRFELGQDD; via the coding sequence GTGACCCAATCCGTTCGAACCGCCGGAAGTCCGCTCCGCCTCTCCTTCCTCCTGGCCGGGGCCGTGGTGATCAGCATGGGGATCTTTGCCCTGGTGCCCCTCCTGTTGCGCCAGACCTCCTGTCAGCCCAATTTTCCAAAGGTTTCCTACGCCCTTCTGATCCCCATTCGGCCGGAAATCCCCCCGGATCTGATGACGTCCGAACCAGACCTGACGCCCCCGCCCGAGGCCTCGGTCCCGCCCGAACCGGAGATGGAGGCAAAACCCCCGGACATCCCCGATATGGAACCCCCCGAGCTGGAACCGCCCGAGCCGAGGGCCGAGATGCCCAGCGAGACCGTGGAGATGCCCCCCTTGGGACCACCAACCCTGGCGTCCCCTGCGCCCGAGCCGCCCGCGCTCCAGACGCCTGTGCTCCATGCCCTTTCCCTGAGTGCCCTCCCGACCCAGTCGAGCCCCATGAACCTGAAGGTGAATCTCAGGGTGGAAAAGGCCCCCTCGCCCGGCGCCGTGGCCCGTGTTCCGGCGCCCCAAAGACCGGGGACCCGGACCCGGTTCGGCCTGGATGAGGTGGATCAGAGGCCGGTCAGCCTTGCCGCGCTCAAGCCCAACTATCCTTACAAGGCCAAACGGATGGGCATCGAGGGATATGTGACGGTTCAGTTCCTGGTGGATCGCAACGGGAGGCCCCAGGATCTCAAGATTGTCGCTGCCGAACCGGAAGGGATTTTTGACGAGAGCGTGCGCAAGACCGTGCCCCGGTGGCGCTTTAAACCCGGCAGGAAGGCCGGCCGGCCGGTGGACACCTGGGTGGAAATGACCATTCGATTTGAGCTGGGGCAGGATGACTAA
- a CDS encoding TonB-dependent receptor, with protein sequence MKPESAWEYEIGAIHDIGPFSVRGALYYYDIQDFINDNGITSPGTGIGSDCLYNIPHFKLYGGEIEASIRLGRFLGTVSYNYQNYTAESAGFEQNWTYYLPALLPQNKVKLLCNYEVWEGGLVQFSSIFVDERKTQQPGTEDLDSYITFDIGFQQGFKWMGLDWMAELYCNNFTGANYEEQAGYKMPKYVSGVLMSVRF encoded by the coding sequence CTGAAACCGGAATCGGCATGGGAATATGAAATTGGCGCCATTCACGATATAGGGCCCTTCAGTGTGAGGGGAGCACTCTACTACTACGACATTCAGGACTTCATCAACGACAACGGCATTACCTCACCCGGAACAGGAATCGGGAGCGACTGTCTTTACAATATCCCTCATTTCAAGCTGTACGGGGGTGAAATCGAGGCGAGCATTCGGCTGGGCCGGTTTCTCGGGACCGTTTCCTATAACTACCAGAACTACACCGCGGAGAGTGCGGGATTTGAGCAGAACTGGACCTATTATCTCCCGGCCCTTCTGCCCCAGAACAAGGTCAAGCTCTTATGCAACTACGAGGTCTGGGAAGGCGGACTGGTTCAGTTCAGTTCCATCTTTGTGGACGAGCGCAAGACACAGCAGCCGGGGACCGAAGACCTGGACTCCTACATCACCTTTGATATCGGATTTCAGCAGGGATTCAAGTGGATGGGTCTCGACTGGATGGCCGAACTCTACTGCAACAACTTTACGGGCGCCAACTACGAGGAACAGGCTGGCTATAAAATGCCCAAGTATGTATCCGGGGTCCTCATGAGCGTCCGATTTTAA
- a CDS encoding TonB-dependent receptor: protein METQSRPSTGLFKILARWGILILMQGLLILPGHAEEAEEKKEDSQEAVQQKEEKEEAKKAVKLEDITVMATQPGVEITPEKTIVRMDEFVKPGDVRTLTDVLKTMGGIDVMRINPMMASPGDEVSIRGMNEGRLVVEIDGRRINHSGYYGRYIVDWSTLNLDDIESIEIIRGGHSVLHPFAIGGVINIITKKGKKTSDPKPTVSAKAGVGSFTTTTESLSIDGGALDFVGYNFSVNNGHTNGYLRNNYQDNLTLNGHLSFYLPLDATLELGIKHANVKYGFPVVNDPSRSDYDPSSPNFYANADQLRHLNFPQYAAYDPHWKKHTTYLDGIFKMPVGPGTVKIHGYQTNGRRWTSLYEKSGKFASDVFADDRTEGVIAEYRDIKLFGFNKVTVGYEYQHLGAPYDQPDLFEVNSAYLQDVISIGDQWRITPGVRYYHVDMNTYYSQYGEGWPVTGNKETDDGFYPSLKVDFQATDQTALYAAVSRSYRLPCP, encoded by the coding sequence ATGGAAACACAATCCAGACCGAGCACCGGACTGTTCAAGATCCTGGCCCGCTGGGGGATACTGATCCTCATGCAGGGCCTCCTCATCCTGCCCGGCCATGCGGAAGAAGCGGAAGAGAAGAAGGAAGACTCCCAAGAGGCCGTTCAGCAGAAAGAGGAAAAGGAAGAGGCCAAAAAGGCCGTTAAACTGGAAGATATTACCGTCATGGCCACCCAGCCGGGCGTTGAGATCACCCCGGAAAAGACCATCGTTCGCATGGATGAATTCGTGAAGCCGGGGGACGTCCGGACCCTGACCGACGTCCTCAAGACCATGGGCGGCATCGACGTCATGCGAATCAACCCCATGATGGCAAGCCCGGGCGACGAGGTTTCCATCAGGGGGATGAACGAAGGCCGGCTGGTGGTGGAGATCGACGGGAGACGGATCAATCACAGCGGCTACTACGGCCGGTACATCGTGGACTGGTCCACTTTGAATCTGGACGATATCGAAAGCATCGAGATCATCCGGGGCGGCCATTCGGTGCTCCACCCCTTTGCCATCGGCGGCGTCATCAACATCATCACCAAGAAGGGGAAAAAGACATCCGATCCCAAGCCCACGGTGAGCGCCAAGGCCGGGGTTGGATCCTTCACCACCACCACAGAGTCCCTTTCCATCGACGGCGGTGCCTTGGATTTTGTGGGATACAACTTTTCCGTTAACAACGGTCACACCAACGGCTATTTGAGGAACAACTACCAGGATAATTTGACCCTCAATGGTCATCTCAGCTTTTATCTTCCCCTGGATGCGACCCTTGAACTGGGCATCAAGCATGCGAATGTGAAGTACGGCTTCCCGGTGGTCAACGACCCCTCCCGGTCCGATTATGATCCCAGCTCCCCCAACTTTTACGCCAATGCCGATCAGCTCAGGCATCTCAATTTTCCCCAGTATGCGGCCTATGATCCCCACTGGAAAAAACACACCACCTATCTGGACGGGATCTTCAAGATGCCGGTGGGACCAGGCACCGTCAAGATCCACGGGTATCAGACCAACGGCAGGCGGTGGACCAGCCTCTACGAAAAGTCAGGCAAGTTTGCGTCCGACGTGTTCGCGGACGATCGGACCGAGGGCGTGATCGCAGAGTACCGGGACATCAAGCTCTTCGGTTTCAACAAGGTCACCGTGGGATACGAGTATCAGCATTTGGGTGCACCCTATGACCAGCCCGACCTCTTCGAGGTCAACTCCGCCTATCTTCAAGATGTCATCAGTATCGGGGATCAATGGCGCATCACTCCCGGGGTCCGCTACTACCACGTGGACATGAACACCTACTATTCCCAGTACGGCGAGGGATGGCCGGTGACAGGGAATAAGGAGACGGACGATGGGTTCTATCCCAGTCTGAAGGTGGATTTCCAGGCCACGGACCAAACCGCTCTTTACGCCGCGGTGAGCCGTTCCTACCGGCTCCCCTGCCCTTGA
- the tsaA gene encoding tRNA (N6-threonylcarbamoyladenosine(37)-N6)-methyltransferase TrmO: MTLKPVGVVHSPIKEPSLVARTGDLNWEDEAPPASHADDRTSEIVIHPEYIDLLHGVEDFSHLMVLYWAHRVDAEGRRLTKVHPMGRKDLPLVGVFATCSPARPNPVLAIAVRLLERNGPTLRVKGLDAVDGSPVIDIKPYLPSYYSVPDAKLSAWMKQLMDEMEQG; encoded by the coding sequence ATGACGCTCAAACCTGTGGGCGTGGTTCACAGCCCTATCAAGGAACCGAGCCTGGTGGCCCGGACGGGCGATTTGAACTGGGAGGATGAGGCTCCCCCCGCGTCACACGCGGATGACAGGACCTCGGAAATCGTCATCCATCCGGAATACATAGATCTCCTCCACGGAGTGGAGGATTTTTCACACCTCATGGTCCTGTACTGGGCCCACAGGGTGGATGCCGAAGGCCGACGCCTTACCAAGGTCCATCCGATGGGGAGAAAGGACCTCCCCCTGGTCGGCGTATTCGCAACGTGCAGCCCGGCGCGTCCCAATCCCGTTCTGGCCATTGCCGTCAGGCTGCTGGAACGCAATGGCCCCACCCTGCGTGTGAAAGGCCTGGACGCTGTTGATGGGAGTCCTGTTATCGACATCAAGCCCTATCTGCCTTCCTACTATTCCGTCCCGGATGCGAAGCTGTCCGCCTGGATGAAACAGCTCATGGATGAGATGGAACAGGGTTAG